The genomic stretch cactgcatggtctgggtcagtgtttatcaaactgtgagttgggacccactaggtgggtcttgggcccatttcaggtgggtccccattcacttcaaaattttatttttaatataaaatattgacttgatgctaccatggtatgttgatggtaccatggtatgtgactgcatttggggaaatgttgcagacctgtacttttaacaagctactaggtatattcttttaacaatgatagtcaatgggacttactcctgggtaagtgtgggtaggattgcagcctagaattgtgaaaattttttcccctgcttgttgatgtcacttccggtcatgacatcacttccagtgggtcctgagagattctcattctaaaaagtgggtcccagtgctaaatgtgtgagaatcactggtctgggctattgggggataggattgggcccggttGGGCAATATTCAACCCATCATTCCCCTATAAGTCACAAGAAATTGTTTTACAGCCCAGTATCCACGAAATGTGGCCCATGACATTCCAGCACTACATTCTTACATTGTTAACATTGTTTTCCCTTGTGGGCCAGCTACCAGACAACACAATGATGTCCCCCGTCGTCTTCACTTGGGACATCCCAGCACATGAATAAGGACATTCAGAGTGGATGTAGCATACACTACCTGAACAGAAACTAATACAAGAGTCACAAACACAGCCAGCcatctactgaatcagaccaaccAAGGacatcctgcatgcaaagcaggtgcttttcaactgagctgcagcccttcccTGGGATGCAATACCACAAGATGTAGCAAGAAAGAGTGGCTGTTTCATAGCAATTCTACCAGGAAGAGCTGATAAAATGACTATGTGATTGGCAATTAGACTAACTCCTGTTCACAGCCCTGCTACTATAAAAATTGCTCCACTTTTAAAGTAATGTAGTACTCTTTAAATATCTGCCTTAAACCATAACCTAATTTTTCATCAAGCCAACTTGCCCCTTGATATCTAAAATGTTTACTGAAGGTTTGTGTTAGACCAGCAGGAGCCTTCCTAGATAGTCTCCTAGGAAGAAATCTCAGGTCAAATTTGGTCTACTGACTACAGTATTTCTCTTGGCAGCTTAAGTTTTGTCCAGTTTCCCTGCATATCAAGAAAAAGCTCATGCATTGATGCAAAACctttaaaaataagtttttaatttGGCTTATTTTACATTCCTTGTGATTTGCTAAGATGGAAAAGTCAGGATTCGGACATGGAGATCTccatggcttcctcaagatatGGTTTTGTCTTGAGCGTGATGGAATCATGCCATAGTTCATAGACAAGGGTGTAGGTCTCTGCTCTTTTGACTGTGAACCTATACAACCGGTCGGACAGCAGATTGCGGATTTCACACGTGTTTGAGGTGACTGGCATTATTCCACAGTGGACTCTCTCTTGGGGAGTTCTAGGCTCCAGCAGTTTAAAACAGAGTTCGTACTGTTCAAGCTGCGGTTGCTGACTAGTGACAAACCATTTGAGACTCACCCAGTTCTCGTGTGCCACTGACTCCTTTCGGTCAAACATTACTGGCATTTTAGTGCTAAGAACAAGCCTGATGTGTGGGATTTTGGTAACCCCAACATCTGATACCAGGCGGTGCTTGACGTACAACCTTCCAGGTACCAGCATAGTAAGGAAATTCTCCATCTGTTCAGAGAGACTGGACAACCGTTTTTTGACAGCGTCCCACCTGGAGAGGAAAGTAATCATGTCATAGGTCTCTAGGATGTGGACCAGCTCTTCTCGACCTCTCTCCAGCTGTTCCAGCAGGTCAGACAGGAGCAGCAGCTGGATTTCAGTTTGGACGGTCCCCACTTTCTTCATTCTCTGGAACCTCCAGGGGTCTATCAGTTGGAACATGGTGGTGGGGAGCATCAGATGGTTCTGATCTCCCAGTGCCAAGTGCTTAGGCAGGATTTCAATGTAATAGGAACATTTTTTTAGAAGCTCAATCCTCTTGTGGTGCCGTTTGAGCAGGTGGAGGCTCAGGCCAGAGTGCAGGAATTCCAGAACAACATTTTTCCGCTCCATGTACATCTTCCAGGCTTCGTTCCCCTGCTCCTCATCACTGTACACCATGGCCTGGTGGTTGGTTCCCAACTTGTTCAGATAGACATCAATAGTTCCAATGTTCATCATGCCTGGACTAGAAAGCACCAACGACAAAGACCCAAAGGAAAAGCTAGTCAAGAACAGGTTTGCAAAGAATTGATTTGTTACTTCAAACTACTGTAATAGGTGAACTTCTGCCACCTTACTTTGTTCTGAAGCTCCTGGCTCCCtacccctttctctcctgtccCCGCTTTCTggttttcccctcttcctttcattATTCTGGATTCCTCCTACTTTCCTGGGCCCTCCAGCTTCTCCTGCCTGGCTGCTGTCGGTGATCCCAAGAATCCCATTCTTAGACCCCTCTTCAGTTCTTGCCTTCTCGCATAGGCCTTTTTGCCCACCGTTTCTCTCTAAGATGTGAGTGGGATAGCTGATGTGTGACTCTACAGGCAAAAACTCAAGAACCACACAGTCAGTGGGACCCTTCTGGCTATATAAGCCCTCTGTGAAAGGCAGGCAGCTGGTCCAATCACTTCTGGAGGTTTCATCAACTCCCCCACCATCACAAAATCTCTTTGCCAATATTTGTCAAAAATGTAACCTACTAAAAACAGTAGTTAAGAGGGTTATCACAAAAAACACATCACAGGGAATAGGAGAGTGGGGGCTGGGAGATCTGAAATCCCTGCATGTTGGCAAAAGGTACGGAGAGTGAAAAGGACCATCTGTGTGATTGTTCACTGCCTTTCTCAGTCCCTCCTCACTTACAGTCATTTTAACTTATTATACAACTCGGGAGACAGACTGCCTTTCAAAAATTAATGGTGGGATTAGTATCCAGCTGACATATGTGTTTCataacaattgttcccttacctcaaagggacctctgcaactgctccctaacacaggatgcagtggtaggcATTTTTGTGCcagtgcatttggggggggggaatagttttGGGCTCTAAGTGTCCATGATCACAAGCGCAGGGATCCCTGCCTCATGCAGTCAATAGGTGTGTACTCTAAAATTATGTGTTATGGGCAGGTCATAAATCAATAAACCATGACAAAAAACTGAACTAATAACCTGCCAAAATATGTTGGTTCATTAAACTCAAATCTAACAATGCACTGAGTTCTATCAATTAATATTAATTGCACTGTATCATATGCAGTGTtagcaacaaccctgtaaagcagGCCATCAAGACCATCTCTACTTCAGGGGCTGAGGTGAGACCTTCCTGGCTCAGAACTCTGTCATTCGGCCACTAGGTATAACAGCcacaaacagctgagctcctttaGCCTGAACTCAGCTGAAGGGGCAAATTAGGATGTTCCATGCTGGATAATATCCAACTGCTGTGGAGTTAGCAACAAAATCAACAGGCCATTAAATAGAGTCTTTGACTTTCCCCTGCTGTGACCTTGGTCAATTGTTTTGTTTGCCTTTGGCTAGGTTCGGAGCCCCTAAAGTCAGGCTGTTTTATCTTTCTCAGTCTCTTTCCATGAGGGAAGATGGCCAGAAAAGTAGCGTAACTAGGGGGCACAcgttaagtactgcaggcactgcaatgcaccatgtaagcagccccacaTCCCGGGCAGCTACTGCAACACACAGGACAACCCCCctttggctatgctactgggccaCAGCTGGCTCAAAACCTCTGggtgcctgaggcaacatgccaaattcTTTCTCCCCATACCTGGTGATGGACATGCCAGCTTCTCCTCCCACTTTCTAGACTGGAAAAGAAGAGGACAGAGCACAGGACGTTTGGAGGAGAGAAGATGGGTGGGTTAGAGAAACTCCACTCTACGACCCCATCCTGCCATCCTCCATACTTTTTCTGCCACTCTATTTCCTATCcatggaagaggagaaggagcggAAGACTGCAGATGGAAGTGGACTGTGGGTCCCagtcaacctcatggatgggcaggaTCTCTAAACAACCTCAAAACTTATCTGCCAGTTTATCAATAGCCACTGAAGCTGGAAGCAGCTGTTATCAGTTTGCCCAGCATGAGAGGCCTACCCAGCATTGCCACAATCCTATGGCAAAACAAATACTGTGTGAACCAGTTGCTGTACATGGATGGTGCATTGCCAAATCATCTCTGGAATGGCAAAGCACACCCAAGTTTGCATCACTTGATGCATTGCTCGGGCAGTGGGTCCCAGGATGTGGACAGCACAGATCCAGCATGGGGCAGTGGTTAGCATGCTTAGCTAGGGTGTGTGTGCAATGCACTAGGTTTTGCACGGTGCCTCACCAGGGTGTGCAAGaggcccttccccttcggagtcattccgggACGTTAGtatgcttccgttttgctccAGCATCCCAAAATTGCTCCAAGGGGGGggcgcttgcacactgcagtgcaaAATTTAaatttgctccccctctagctaggcTTATGtgttcaacccatttctgcccatcccacaggtgtacacatttgaaccctgttgcgtatatgcaacgatgggcagaaatggcttaaccaagaCTAGGGGaagctgggttcaaatcccccccaaAGCCAGACAGCCAAGCACACCCCTTCCACCTCACCAAGGGTCCTGCAGGTGGTCCTGCGCTTCTGGGGGTGAAAAACGAAGGCCCCCCACCCCGTGCACAAGTGAGCCACTTCCTAGCTCCCCCCAtaactgagtggggggggggtgcctgcttTCTCCAGGTGTGCCAGGGGGGGCACTTCATCCCTCACTTGGACCCAGTCTGGGGGGGCAGCCCCCAAGTCAGAAATGGGCTAAAATGGGGAGGGGCTGTGGATGCCTATCCCCCCTCCCTAGTGGGGGGCAGAGGTGGGTGTTCCTCTCCTGCCGGACAGGCGCCCCCCCAGCCCCACAGTACAGGTGCCCCCTGGGGGGATCCCCCCGTCCTTTCTGGAGGGGGGAGCTTCCCCCCCCCGTgctagctggaggggggcagcagggcCCTGGCCCCGCCCAGTTACCTGTGGCTGAGCATGGTGGGGCCCGGGGCAGCGCCCGCCCGCCAGCCCGCCTCCCCCTCTGCCTGGGCCAGAGCCTGCGGGGGCAGACGGGGAGGGGGCGCGCAGGCCTCCCCCGTGGCCATGGCGACCCATTGTTCCGCAGGGGCCGCGTTCTGGTGGcgggcaagcaggaggaggacgaggaggaggctGCCTCAAGGGGGTCGGGGGGGCAGAGGGCGCTGGGGGGGCTCTCAGCGAGACCCTCAaagggggctgggggaggagtcTTGTCAAGTCCATTTAGTGGCTGGCTAAAATGCCCCCCCCAGAATAGCTATGATGGAGGAaggggggatggggtggggtcttcaaggccatctagtccagccctccTGTTGGAAGCAGGGGTCTGGGACAGGGGTTCTTTTAACTAGACCCCCCCATGGATTGCCCAGTATGTCCCCAGAAGACCCACCATGGATGGCCCTATATGTTCCCAGAAGACCCCCCCCATGTATGGCCCCATATGACCCCAGACCCCCTTCACCAGGTTATCCAAAGGCACAAGAGGAGGCTTAGACCCCCCTGCTTTTGTGGAGTGGGGTGTCTAAGCTGCTCCAGACACCCCCCCACACCCAGTgtccccccagtggcatagctggagggggtgcaaagcaccaagtcttgcagggagcctccccatggcGTGCAAACGCcccccccttcggagtcattctgggtggtgggtggaaAATGGAggcatgcctccgttttgcacccaccacctggaatggctccaaggcgggggtggtggtggtggtctttCCACGCCACGGTAGGGACCGCTGTCTGCTAAAAGGCAAAAGTTACTCCATCTGGGGTTTAGGCAAAGCCCATGCTTTCTGTTTCTGCCCTGCCAGCTGCTAATCTCCCCATCAGTGCCAGCATGCCGTCCATACATATCTgcagcatcataagaacatgagaagagcctcCTTGCTGGATGGGGCCAGAGGCCcttctcatccagcttcctgcacagtggctcaccagatgccccagggagcacacaaggcaacaagagacctgcatcccttgcatctggcattctgaggtagcctccttctgaaatcagttgcacacacccatcatggcttgtaatctgggATGATCTTTTCCTACAGAAATCTGTcctatccctttttaaaggcatctaggccaggtgccatcaccacatcctgtggcagggagttccacaaactaattacacgctgggtaaagattTTTTTACcccgtctgttctaactctcctgaccctcagttttagtggatgtcccctggttctggtgttgtgtgagagggaaaacagtgtctctgtatccactctatccatcccctgcataattctgtatgtctcaatcgtgtcatCCCCCCTTgcatcttttttctagactgaagagcccagatgctttccttgtaagggaggtgccccagcccagtaatcattttggttgctctcttctgcacctttcccatcaGTAGTGCCCATGCTCACCTGGCTAGGCAACATTGTTTCTCAGTATACACAACAGCAGGGGCTGCCTTACCTGGCAGGACTGCTTCAGGCCTTCAGACCATGGGACTGTAGTCTGTCCACCTGGAGAtgtgtttgtgatttttttctctAGACTAGAGGCACATCAGGCCAGACAGCTTGCCTATGACAGAGGTTCCTGGGTTCAGTCCCAAACAAGCCCTGCCCAGGGGGATCAGGTGGCTGTATCTCTTTATGGGGAGGTAGAGGGCCATAGGtaagtggtggagcacatgctgtgcTTGCAGAAGGCCCCAGTTTCTATCCTGGGCAAcatttcttattattattattattattattattattattaacagtatttatataccgcttttcaactaaaagttcacaaagcggtttacagagaaaaatcaaataactaaatggctccctgttccaaaagggctcacaatctaaaaagatgcaaaaagaataccagtagacagccactaaaacagacactgctggggtgaggtgtgccagttactctccccctgctaaaaaaaaaggagcactcacttgaaaaagtgcctcttacctaattagcaggggtacagTAGTGTTGGAAAAGGCCcttgtctaagccaggggtggggAGATTGCTGGAACTAggagtctgacagcccaatcctatccacactttccagggaataagccccattgactctgatgggacttacttccgagcagacatgcataggattgggctgtgactcaatACAAGGCAGCTTGAAGTTTTCAGCTCTGACTTTCACAAAAGTCTGATGTGCAGACATTGGAGCAAATCACAGTTAATGATAATGCTTTTCATAAATAAGAAATTGTTATTtataattctctccccccccccccacaagaggaGGGACATTGCTGCCTATGCTGTTCTCGCTTTGATAAACAGTAGTGGCGGGACAGTATCTTGCTGCCCCTGTGCTCAGCTTCCTAGACTGGGGCTCTCTCTGCTAGATGCATGAGATTTTACACTGCACCATTCCTTGTACAAATAAGGGACAGGTAGGGCACAGAAGAACACCCTTTGCTGGACTGGGCCCAGGCCCCATCTTATTGCTTGGTTGCACACATTTGTTTTCCACAAGAGGGCAGCAAAgttgtttcctttcctttctgaatTGGCTTCCAACTGTTTTAAATTTTGGGTTGTTTAGAGAGGAAGAGCCattgctggaacaggccaagagctcatcttgtccaacttcctgtatctcacagtggcctactagatgcctcaaggagcatgcaagacaacaagagacctgcatcctcttgccactcgcacctggcattttgaggtagcttATAACTAGAAGATGGGtttcacatacccatcacggtttgtaatctgagatgaacttttcttctagcaATCTttccagtccctttttaaaggcatccagaccagatgccttcaccacatcatgtgacaaggagtttcacagactcattacatgctggataaagaaatttttttgtcagttttaactctcccaccactcaattttagtggatgtcccctggttctggggttgtgtgagcAGAAAAATAACTTCCCATGCCTAATtttatgtgtctcaatcatgtccttccctcaggtgccttctttctagatggaagagccccaaacattgtagcccttcctcataagggaagcatatgagcccactaatcattttggttgctgtcttctgcaccttttccatttccactatatcctttttgaaatgtggctgcCAGAATTGGATGCAGTGCTCCGGATGTGGCtttgccattgatttgtacaatggcataataatattggcagttttattctcaatccctttataatgatctcaagcatggaGTTGGCCTTTTTCACCATTGCCGCACTCTGATTTGACTTTCATCTCTCTGTCCaacagcaccccaagatctctctcttgatctgccacatatattttttgccccaatgtgcaatactgtacacttatattgaaacgcatctgccattttgctttgcTGCTGAAAGCTTTCAATTCTGTTGGGAAAAGCCATGTCTGTGATCCCTGTGGGTGATGTTCTTGGCCTGCTCTGTGCCTGGGATCTAACTACTTACCCTGAAAAAATTACACAATGGTTAGTTTTATGCTAAGCAGTGAAAGCATCCAGTTGCAGTGGCAAAGTACATGTGATGCAGGCTCTGCCTTTGATAGAATGTATTTTTATCTTCATCAGTTTTTGTTTGGCAAGTGTATAGCCTACTTTTCAACAATGGTTC from Tiliqua scincoides isolate rTilSci1 chromosome 4, rTilSci1.hap2, whole genome shotgun sequence encodes the following:
- the FNDC11 gene encoding fibronectin type III domain-containing protein 11 codes for the protein MLSHSPGMMNIGTIDVYLNKLGTNHQAMVYSDEEQGNEAWKMYMERKNVVLEFLHSGLSLHLLKRHHKRIELLKKCSYYIEILPKHLALGDQNHLMLPTTMFQLIDPWRFQRMKKVGTVQTEIQLLLLSDLLEQLERGREELVHILETYDMITFLSRWDAVKKRLSSLSEQMENFLTMLVPGRLYVKHRLVSDVGVTKIPHIRLVLSTKMPVMFDRKESVAHENWVSLKWFVTSQQPQLEQYELCFKLLEPRTPQERVHCGIMPVTSNTCEIRNLLSDRLYRFTVKRAETYTLVYELWHDSITLKTKPYLEEAMEISMSES